One Salmo salar chromosome ssa01, Ssal_v3.1, whole genome shotgun sequence DNA window includes the following coding sequences:
- the si:busm1-57f23.1 gene encoding cystatin-1, which produces MAPLLLPLLSLISTLYLVAQGQEQPQPIEEEPITAKNIQPLGGWFSRDPESLEVQTAAKAAVDNFNIQSNARKLFRLINVISAETQVTNMINYRIEAIIGKTKCLKTENNSDVESCVLGKKRLTCTFEVWFNPRNDKHEISTTSCQKQI; this is translated from the exons ATGGCTCCCCTGCTGTTGCCCTTGTTGTCTCTGATTTCAACTCTCTACCTGGTGGCCCAGGGACAGGAGCAGCCTCAACCCATAGAGGAGGAACCCATCACAGCGA agaACATCCAGCCCCTGGGTGGCTGGTTCAGCAGAGACCCTGAGAGCCTGGAGGTGCAGACCGCTGCTAAAGCTGCTGTGGACAACTTTAACATCCAGTCTAATGCCAGGAAATTATTCAGACTGATCAATGTCATCTCTGCTGAGACTCAG GTGACTAACATGATCAACTACAGGATAGAGGCGATCATCGGGAAAACCAAGTGCCTGAAGACAGAGAACAACTCAGATGTGGAGTCCTGTGTTCTGGGGAAAAAG CGTCTGACATGTACGTTTGAGGTGTGGTTTAACCCTCGTAATGACAAGCACGAGATCTCCACCACCTCTTGCCAGAAGCAAATCTGA